From Pseudomonadota bacterium, a single genomic window includes:
- a CDS encoding glycoside hydrolase family 15 protein, whose amino-acid sequence MMLANLGLIGNCQLSALVRRDGAIVWSCMPRFDSPPVFASLLDEEQGGAFTIAAADRRTGVQRYLPNTNVLETRFEDADGAFRVLDFAPRFVLYDRSFRPRKLLRIVEPLAGNPRIRVSCDPVLGWSRARPRREFGSHHITFHGYDAELRLTTNAAISYLDGEAFALTERLHFVLSWGAPVEEALEPLCERFLRETVRYWQQWVKHCEVPPIYQEEVIRSALALKLHCFEDTGAIVAALTTSIPEAPGSGRTWDYRYCWLRDAFYALGAFRLLGHFEEREQFLHFLLNIAASAPELDLAPLYRIDGKSDLGEQVLAAWPGFGGEGPVRVGNGAAKHQQYDVFGEMVLALTPFFMDARFREKVTPGLLDLVTRLAQKAIAVAGQPDAGIWEFRSEWRPQTFSSLMCWAAADRMSRIAKRHRPADAETFARAAEKIRDELLQRAVDPVRGCLVADYGGKEVDAALLQAVTLRLLPPDDKRLHATVDAVRDDLEHEGWLRRYRTDDGFGVPAVAFMLCTFWQVEALARLGREAEARTLLDRVRAVDSPLGLLAEDLDPVSKIMWGNFPQAYSHVGLIHAAFAASPRWLEHGS is encoded by the coding sequence ATGATGCTCGCCAACCTTGGACTAATCGGCAATTGCCAGCTCTCCGCGCTCGTACGGCGCGACGGCGCGATCGTTTGGTCCTGCATGCCGCGCTTCGACTCACCACCTGTCTTCGCGTCGCTATTGGACGAGGAGCAGGGCGGTGCCTTTACGATCGCGGCCGCCGATCGCCGGACCGGCGTGCAGCGCTACCTGCCGAATACGAACGTACTGGAGACCCGCTTTGAGGACGCCGACGGCGCGTTCCGCGTGCTCGATTTCGCGCCGCGTTTCGTGCTGTACGATCGCAGCTTTCGGCCGCGCAAGCTGCTGCGCATCGTCGAGCCGCTCGCGGGCAACCCACGTATCCGGGTGTCCTGCGATCCCGTGCTCGGCTGGTCCCGCGCGCGCCCTCGCCGCGAGTTCGGTTCCCACCACATCACCTTTCACGGCTATGACGCAGAGCTGCGGCTCACGACAAACGCCGCGATCTCGTACCTCGACGGTGAAGCCTTCGCCCTGACGGAGCGGCTGCACTTCGTGCTCTCCTGGGGTGCACCCGTCGAGGAGGCGCTCGAGCCGCTCTGCGAGCGCTTCCTGCGCGAGACCGTCCGTTACTGGCAGCAGTGGGTCAAGCACTGCGAGGTGCCGCCGATTTACCAGGAGGAAGTGATCCGCTCGGCGCTCGCCCTCAAGCTCCACTGCTTCGAGGACACCGGGGCGATCGTCGCGGCGTTGACCACGTCGATACCGGAGGCGCCTGGTTCGGGGCGCACCTGGGACTATCGCTACTGCTGGCTGCGTGATGCGTTCTATGCCCTCGGCGCCTTCCGCTTGCTCGGCCATTTCGAGGAGCGCGAGCAGTTCCTGCACTTCCTGCTCAATATCGCGGCCTCGGCGCCCGAGCTCGATCTCGCGCCGCTCTATCGCATCGATGGCAAGAGCGACCTCGGCGAGCAGGTGCTCGCGGCGTGGCCGGGCTTCGGCGGCGAGGGGCCGGTGCGCGTCGGGAACGGCGCTGCGAAGCATCAACAGTACGACGTCTTCGGCGAGATGGTGCTCGCGCTGACACCCTTCTTCATGGACGCACGCTTTCGCGAGAAGGTCACGCCGGGGTTGCTCGACCTGGTCACGCGCCTGGCGCAGAAGGCGATCGCGGTGGCTGGCCAGCCCGACGCCGGGATCTGGGAGTTCCGCTCGGAGTGGCGTCCGCAGACCTTCAGCTCGCTGATGTGCTGGGCCGCGGCGGATCGTATGAGCCGCATCGCCAAGCGGCACCGGCCCGCGGACGCCGAGACCTTCGCCAGGGCCGCCGAAAAGATACGCGACGAGTTGCTGCAGCGCGCCGTCGACCCGGTGCGCGGCTGCCTGGTCGCCGACTACGGCGGCAAGGAGGTGGACGCCGCGCTGCTGCAAGCTGTCACGCTGCGGCTCCTGCCGCCCGACGACAAGCGCCTGCATGCCACCGTCGACGCCGTGCGCGATGATCTCGAGCATGAGGGGTGGCTGCGACGCTATCGCACGGACGATGGGTTTGGCGTCCCCGCGGTGGCCTTCATGCTCTGCACCTTCTGGCAGGTCGAGGCGCTAGCCAGGCTTGGGCGCGAGGCCGAGGCACGCACGCTGCTCGATCGCGTCCGCGCCGTGGACTCACCTCTGGGCCTGCTGGCGGAGGATCTCGATCCGGTCTCGAAGATCATGTGGGGTAACTTCCCCCAAGCCTACTCGCACGTCGGGCTGATTCACGCGGCGTTTGCCGCCTCGCCGCGCTGGTTGGAGCACGGCTCATGA